caaaaaaaaactttaattttgcaATATAATACATCTTCAATTGTTTTGTCTGAACTGCTTTCAATGGTCTTGCAGAATTTGGTTGCTGCTATTCCCTTGCTGAGTTTCCTCACTCAACCATAACCATATAGCCACATCAACCATAACTATATAGCCACATTGCTACTGGTCCCAACTATCCTTACATCCAGAATTTGACACTATGGCCAATTATCTGAAAGCCTTATAAACTCTTATATTCCAAAAATTTTCCCATACCAAGATATCATAACTAAATGTCACTTAGACTCCCCTCCATGTCTGTACTTCCCTCTTGTTGCTACCGCCTGAAGATTTATAGTTTGAAATCCAAGGGAGATTCTTCTCTAAATCCATGCTTCCCCCTTGTTCATTACAAAGTTCTATGGAGTTTCACTGAAAACAGACATTCATTTGTCAGAGGGAAACCACATGGTACTTTAATGTCTTCCACAAGAGATTGCATAAATACTAATAATCAGTCAACTGAAGAAAAATCTGTATCTTTTGATTGGGGGGACCAAGGGCTAGAAGGGATTGAAGACATGGGGTCACCATGGGAAGGGGCAGTTATTTACAAGAGAAACCCGATTTGGCATGTGGAGTACTGCACAACCTTAGAGAGGCTTGGATTAGGAGAGCATTCGACTAAAATCTCCAAGTCTAGGGCTTCAGTTATGGGTTTACGGGTTACAAAAGCTGTAAAAGATTATCCAGATGGAACACCTGTTCTgatctccattgacatatcaaGGAAGAAGCAAAAGTTGAGGCTTGATGGGATCATTAAAACTGTCCTTACTCTTGGCTGCAATAGGTATTCTAATCTATTAAATTCAATTGCTTATCTCAGTGGTTCATTGTACATGTTTGCCATCTTATATTgagatctttttcttttatatttcactCTAATGTGTTCCCATTAAATAAACTCTATTTCTCTCTGTTTCTGATCGACATGATTAAATTGGTCATGTTCTGAAATACATTTATGTACCTACTAGGCTTACTGGTTGTTTCATTGCATATTTTATGTGTTGCTCTAAAACATACTCTAGAGATGTCTTGAATTACTTACCTGTTTTCTGCTTCAGTAACTCTCATTGCTTGACTACTGAGCTTTGTTTTATTTCTATCTTCTGGTAATCataaaatgaagttttggatGATTAAGAGACTAGGAATACTATGTCCATAAAACCAGTAATTTGTTCTTTTGATATAATATCtcatatttttttggaatacGTCTATGTAATCATATCTGTAATATCTGCAAGTGAAGGTTTGCTTTTTGATGAATTCTCAACAAAAGTTTAAATGATAATTTTCTTACTGTTGGCATTCTAATCTTATGAAGCCTAAACCAATATGTATATTGGGTGTCTTCAAAATCAAGAGATGATTTCCAGCTGACGtctatatttcttttctttttctgacataccTATCCAAGGCACATATTC
This genomic stretch from Quercus lobata isolate SW786 chromosome 3, ValleyOak3.0 Primary Assembly, whole genome shotgun sequence harbors:
- the LOC115981865 gene encoding large ribosomal RNA subunit accumulation protein YCED homolog 1, chloroplastic gives rise to the protein MSLRLPSMSVLPSCCYRLKIYSLKSKGDSSLNPCFPLVHYKVLWSFTENRHSFVRGKPHGTLMSSTRDCINTNNQSTEEKSVSFDWGDQGLEGIEDMGSPWEGAVIYKRNPIWHVEYCTTLERLGLGEHSTKISKSRASVMGLRVTKAVKDYPDGTPVLISIDISRKKQKLRLDGIIKTVLTLGCNRCGEPAAECVFSNFSLLLTEEPIKEPEIITMGVIFGDGKAKTFSGSEEGEEDDEASIDLDDWLYFPPEEKEIDISKNIRDMLHVEITINAICDPRCKGLCLICGTNLNTSSCNCNKQKVKSGPLGNLKKHMQRK